In the Nicotiana tabacum cultivar K326 chromosome 16, ASM71507v2, whole genome shotgun sequence genome, one interval contains:
- the LOC107789875 gene encoding origin of replication complex subunit 2-like — MDANEIEEEEFGFSRNYFLAKEVGSSRKKSARKLSEIDLVDEEELREVATNIEPKHEKEVNDLINRYKSLYSEWLFVLRCGFALLMYGFGSKKALIEDFATRSLTEYSVVVVNGYLQSINLKQVVITLAELLWDQLKLRQKTTSRNLSKSQQPFNPRSMDELLAFLDKPDLEDECFVCIVVHNIDGPGLRDSDSQHCLASIAACSHVRMVASIDHVNAPLLWDKKMVHTQFNWYWSHVPTFAPYKVEAMFFPFILAHGGTAQSVKTASIVLQSLTPNAQNVFKVLAEHQLAHSDEEGMPINNLYTTCRERFLVSSQVTLNSHLTEFKDHELIKTKRNSDGQDCLYIPLTNEALQKLIAEII; from the exons ATGGATGCAAATGAGATTGAGGAAGAGGAGTTTGGGTTCTCAAGAAACTATTTTCTTGCTAAAGAAGTGGGCTCTTCACGCAAAAAGTCAGCTCGGAAGCTCTCTGAAATCGATCTTGTGGACGAAGAG GAATTAAGAGAGGTGGCAACTAATATTGAGCCCAAACATGAGAAAGAAGTAAATGATTTGATCAATAGGTACAAAAGTTTGTATTCAGAATGGCTTTTCGTGCTAAG GTGTGGTTTTGCACTTTTGATGTATGGCTTTGGATCAAAGAAagctttaattgaagattttgCCACAAGATCTTTAACTGAGTATTCTGTTGTTGTCGTCAATGGGTATCTCCAGTCAATAAATCTTAAACAG GTGGTGATAACACTAGCTGAGCTCCTTTGGGATCAACTAAAATTGCGACAAAAGACAACATCAAGAAATCTGTCTAAAAGCCAACAACCATTTAACCCCAGATCCATGGATGAGCTTCTTGCTTTTCTAGACAAACCAGATCTAGAAGATGAGTGTTTTGTTTGCATTGTTGTTCATAACATTGATGGTCCAGGGTTGCGTGATTCTGACAGCCAACACTGTCTTGCAAGTATTGCTGCTTGTTCTCATGTCCGTATGGTTGCTTCCATTGACCATGTCAATGCTCCTCTTT TGTGGGACAAGAAGATGGTTCATACACAGTTTAACTGGTATTGGTCCCATGTTCCTACTTTTGCTCCATACAAGGTTGAAGCAATGTTTTTCCCTTTCATTCTCGCTCATGGGGGCACTGCTCAAAGTGTGAAGACAGCTTCAATTGTCTTACAGAGTCTGACACCAAATGCTCAAAATGTTTTTAAAGTTCTTGCGGAGCATCAATTGGCGCACTCTGATGAAGAAG GGATGCCAATCAATAATCTGTACACTACATGCCGAGAACGTTTCCTGGTGAGTAGTCAAGTTACTTTGAATTCACATCTGACAGAATTTAAGGACCATGAGTTgatcaaaaccaaaagaaattcGGATGGTCAAGATTGCTTGTATATTCCTCTTACAAATGAAGCCCTTCAGAAACTTATCGCAGAGATCATTTAA